Proteins found in one Pieris napi chromosome 11, ilPieNapi1.2, whole genome shotgun sequence genomic segment:
- the LOC125053603 gene encoding atrial natriuretic peptide receptor 1-like isoform X3, translated as MLYHNTKLSAGKGNSPCFLTLSAIFTVLEKRDDTIPIVPFDETNTTSSKLKEILQKLSLKTRIVVLCANPSTVREIMLAADDLNMVSSGEYVFFNIELFSNLASASSKEPWKVEGDTDERNERARRAYSAVLTVTSPVPEKKEYLEFSDKVKDLAATKYNYTFGKEEIVSTFVAAFYDAVLLYALALNDTLRQANDPRGQLDGAAVIRNMWNRTFQGITGEVIINENGDRVASYSLLDMNPNTSKFEVVATYIAANASLRFVENRPIHWAGGRNTPPPDTPICGFDGSLCPDTSLPVYAILSIVLSSVVVILAILSVFIYRHYKLEAEIAMMTWRVGWSDVLIGASRFPGSLHSLARRYSSGTAYSDEGTSLAGDRQIYAPCAFYKGCRVAIKKVDKQRIDLTRPLLLELKKMKDLEHDHLARFYGACVDPPHCCLLTEYCPKGSLQDILENDTIKLDWMFKVSLMHDIVRGMHYLHGTDIRAHGALKSSNCVVDSRFVLKITDFGLNALRTSEKDKRAHSYWTRLLWTAPELLRMADPPPEGTQKGDVYSFAIIMHEIVNRQGVFWLGPGIEMSPKEIIEAVRSAGFRPNTNQYRSCEADDATELMRRCWAEDPAERPDFAHLKHAIRRLNKSQESSNILDNLLSRMEQYANNLETLVSERTQDYLEEKKKCEELLYQLLPKSVASQLINGQSVVAETFEQVTIYFSDIVGFTSLSASSTPMQVVDLLNDLYTCFDSIVENYDVYKVETIGDAYMVVSGLPERNGTRHACEVARMALALLDAVRRFRIRHRPQDQLKLRIGLHSGPCVAGVVGLKMPRYCLFGDTVNTASRMESNGEALKIHVSPTTKALLDTFGTFKLECRGEVAMKGKGVLVTYWLLGEIYDPNQPNHNPPKDKPLVKLQTQSNNSSSLSRLTPFKHRLEHSSRSSSRRGSGIFQQKPDLTRLEKEAQPLLQVVKMQRQLSDPTDPVTNGDHTDDDKLSVTNSISLNVNSLNHNSLNQNSQPKVKLKDAPINPINHLSNKIGNNNWIPKLGTANSFDNGTRKGNQSLKDYSSVPLLSKSDKLNDSIV; from the exons ATGCTATACCACAACACAAAATTGTCAGCTGGAAAAGGGAACAGCCCCTGTTTTCTCACTCTCAGCGCAATATTCACGGTATTGGAGAAGAGAGACGACACAATACCTATCGTACCGTTCGACGAAACAAACACAACATCGTCGAAATTAAAGGAAATACTACAAAAGCTATCTTTAAAGACGAGAA tTGTTGTACTCTGTGCCAATCCCAGTACTGTACGTGAAATAATGCTTGCTGCAGATGACCTCAATATGGTGTCTTCAGGAGAATACGTTTTTTTCAATATAGAACTATTTTCAAA cttAGCCTCGGCCTCGTCAAAAGAGCCGTGGAAGGTTGAAGGTGATACTGACGAAAGAAATGAAAGAGCTCGACGGGCCTATAGTGCTGTTCTTACTGTCACCAGTCCAGTGCCTGAAAAGAAGGAATATCTGGAATTCTCTGATAAG GTCAAAGACCTAGCTGCTACGAAATACAATTATACGTTTGGCAAAGAAGAGATTGTGTCTACGTTCGTAGCAGCTTTCTACGATGCTGTACTCCTCTACGCGTTGGCGTTAAACGACACGCTACGACAAGCTAATGACCCCAGAGGGCAATTGGATGGCGCTGCTGTTATAAGGAACATGTGGAATAGAACTTTTCAAG gCATCACAGGCGAGGTGATAATAAACGAGAACGGAGATCGCGTGGCCTCATATTCTTTGCTGGATATGAACCCCAATACTAGTAAATTTGAG GTCGTAGCAACATACATAGCGGCAAACGCATCACTAAGGTTTGTGGAAAACCGCCCAATCCATTGGGCGGGCGGACGGAATACGCCACCACCTGATACACCGATATGTGGCTTTGATGGATCTCTATGTCCTGATACTT CGTTACCAGTCTACGCAATCCTCAGTATAGTTCTGAGTTCCGTAGTAGTCATCTTGGCAATtctatctgtatttatttatag ACATTACAAGTTGGAAGCTGAAATAGCTATGATGACGTGGCGAGTTGGTTGGAGTGACGTACTCATTGGTGCGAGTAGATTTCCTGGCAGTCTACATTCCCTTGCTCGAAGGTATAGCTCAGGG ACTGCTTACTCAGACGAAGGCACGTCACTGGCTGGTGATAGACAAATTTACGCTCCTTGCGCCTTTTACAAAGGTTGTCGGGTTGCAATTAAAAAGGTTGACAAACAACGCATAGATTTGACGCGACCTTTACTCCTGGAGCTTAAGAAAATGAAGGACCTTGAACATGACCATTTAGCGAGGTTTTACGGAGCTTGTGTCGATCCCCCACATTGCTGCCTTTTAACTGAGTACTGTCCTAAGGGATCATTGCAAGATATACTGGAAAATGATACAATCAAGCTGGATTGGATGTTCAAAGTTAGCCTGATGCACGATATTGTGAGG GGTATGCATTACCTTCATGGCACGGATATCCGCGCACACGGCGCTTTGAAGTCTAGTAACTGTGTGGTGGATTCCCGGTTCGTTCTGAAGATTACGGATTTCGGCCTTAACGCCTTGAGGACTTCTGAGAAGGATAAAAGAGCCCATAGCTATTGGACAC GTCTTCTTTGGACTGCCCCTGAGCTGCTTAGAATGGCGGACCCACCTCCCGAGGGAACGCAAAAAGGGGATGTGTATTCGTTCGCTATCATTATGCATGAAATAGTCAATCGCCAGGGAGTTTTCTGGCTTGGACCCGGCATTGAAATGTCACCTAAAG aaataatcgAGGCAGTGCGCAGTGCTGGTTTCCGACCCAACACAAACCAATACAGATCATGTGAGGCTGATGATGCTACAGAGTTGATGAGACGATGCTGGGCTGAAGACCCAGCTGAGAGACCAGACTTTGCTCATTTGAAACATGCTATACGACGACTTAATAA GTCTCAAGAAAGCAGTAATATTCTCGACAACTTGTTATCTCGGATGGAACAATACGCGAACAACTTAGAGACATTAGTTAGCGAACGAACACAGGATTATTTGGAGGAAAAGAAGAAATGTGAAGAACTATTGTACCAGTTGTTACCAAA atCCGTGGCATCTCAACTTATCAACGGTCAGTCAGTGGTAGCGGAGACGTTTGAGCAAGTCACCATATACTTCTCCGACATAGTTGGGTTCACGTCTTTGTCTGCTTCTTCAACTCCAATGCAAGTGGTTGATCTACTGAACGATCTATACACCTGTTTTGACTCTATAGTTGAGAACTACGACGTGTACAAG GTGGAAACTATTGGGGATGCTTACATGGTAGTATCGGGTTTACCTGAGCGAAATGGAACAAGGCATGCGTGTGAAGTCGCGAGGATGGCGCTTGCTTTGCTAGACGCTGTGAGGCGCTTTAGAATTCGGCACCGGCCGCAGGATCAGCTGAAGCTTAGGATTGGATTGCATTCTG gtCCGTGCGTAGCTGGTGTCGTAGGCCTGAAGATGCCTCGCTACTGCTTATTCGGGGACACCGTAAACACAGCTTCTAGAATGGAGTCAAATGGTGAAGCGTTAAAGATACACGTGTCTCCCACAACCAAAGCTTTGTTGGACACATTTGGCACTTTTAAATTAGAGTGCAGAGGAGAAGTTGCTATGAAG ggcAAGGGAGTTCTAGTCACATACTGGTTATTGGGCGAAATCTACGACCCAAATCAACCGAATCATAACCCACCAAAAGACAAACCTTTAGTCAAACTGCAAACGCAATCAAACAACAGTAGCTCACTGTCCCGCTTAACACCATTTAAGCATCGGTTGGAGCACAGTTCCAGGTCATCAAGCAGACGAGGTTCTGGAATATTCCAGCAAAAACCAGATCTCACCAGATTGGAAAAGGAAGCTCAACCATTACTCCAAGTCGTAAAAATGCAAAGGCAACTCTCAGATCCAACAGACCCCGTTACAAATGGTGATCATACCGATGATGATAAATTAAGCGTCACAAATTCCATTTCACTCAACGTGAATTCATTAAACCATAACTCGTTGAATCAGAACAGCCAACCAAAAGTCAAATTGAAGGATGCTCCGATAAATccaataaatcatttatcgaataaaataggtaataataattggaTACCGAAATTGGGGACAGCGAATTCGTTTGATAATGGTACGAGGAAGGGAAATCAGTCTCTGAAAGATTATAGCAGCGTTCCTCTGTTGTCCAAATCGGATAAGCTTAATGATTCCATCGTTTGA